The nucleotide sequence GGATCTTGATACTCTCCAGTATGCAATACATTCATGTAAACCCCACGGGAGGGGACCCCGCACAGCTCGCCCCTCTTCCCTGAAACATTGGTTTCTAAAAAATAGCTTGTTTGCAGCACACCCCCATGATACGTCGCCTGAACAACACGGCCCACTTTAAaacacacgtgcacgcacacacactgaCACGCGAGGACTTGCTCATGGGGTCAGGGCCCACCGGCCCCAGGCCAGGAGTGAGCGTACGGCCCTGCTGCTCCGTAGCCCCCACGGGCTCCTGCGTCCAGACCCCTCCTGGACCGAGGGGGCCTGAAGAGTCCCAGGGCCACCAACCGTGGCGTTCTGTCCACTGGACTGGCTTTTCTTCATGACTGAGGCAAGCAGCTCAGCACGTAGGATTCCAACAACCCATGTGACGGCCCACACAGCTTCCTAGAAAACGCTGAGCGTGCTGACAGACTCCTGACTGCAGGGAGGGAACATCTGGCTTCTCCATGCGGCCACATCCCTCCATTACTGGACAGTGACGTCACTCGTGGGGAACCTGCCGTCTGTGACTGTGAACGTGTGAAGCCCCGCTCGCTGCAGGCCGCTGGGCCACTCGCCCTTGGGGTCACAGGGGAGCTGTTGATACCCTTTCCAACCCCAGATAAATTAAGTCCGTGGACAAGTTTTGGAGTGACGAGAGGGCCTCACACTGAGAACTCTGGGGCCCCTTTCCTGGGTCTTGTCTGCAGTCGCCTGAACCGGAAGCCGACGAAGGGGTTCATCCAGAGCAGCGAGGGGGGGCCTCCGAAGACGGACTTCATCCCTTCCCACCGCAGCCGCCGCTCCCACGTTGGCTTCTCGCTCTTCAGCCTCTCGATCTCCTGGGAGGAAGAAAAGCAAGTGGGCGGCAGCACTGGGAAAACCCTGGGCAGGTATGAGCAGGAAGGGCAGGTGAGTGGTCGCCACGGGGGAGGCACCACCCGAACCACACGTCCTGGTGCCGGTCCTGCGGGCCCCTGTGCACACGGCCGGGCTGCAGCCGCCGGCCAGACCACGTCAGACACGGCTGGGCAGCGGCCTCCAGGTGGGTGTGCAAAGCTCAGGCAGCCCCAGGGCCGCGAAGGGGGCCGGTCCTCCAGTCCAGGCACCAATCTTCTTTCCGGGTCTTACAAATACGTGTCAAGTGCCTGCTCGAGGCCTTCAGCTGAAAGGCATGAAGGCGATCCAGTCCCTGCGACTCACTCAGCTGCCGAGGGCAGGGTCTTCGAGAAATGGGGCGTTTGCTGGCTCCACCTGCCTGGCTCTGTTGACTTTCAAATCAAAGGGACCTTTGAGCCCCGAGCTGTGCCCGGAGAGAGGGACACAGGCAGTGATGCTGTCACGGTCCACCGGGGCACCCCGCCCACCCGCTGGGGAACACCGGGCCTTGCGCCCACTGCCCACCCACGCCTGTGCACTGAGGCCAGAAACACCCAGTGGAGGAGGGGCGTACCGTCTCGTCATTGCATATGGAGTGGATCTGGGTGCCGAACATCACCGcggtgaaagtgaaaaacagcagACCCTCAAGGCACAGGAAGATTAGCAGGATGACAGTGACGGGAGGGGAGAAGTCACTGCACTCTGCGAACGAGAGGGGCGTGTGACGGCACGGCGGAGCACCCCCAGCGTCCCAAGCCTCAGGCGCGGGTCCAGCTCGCGGAAGGGCCCCTCTGCGCCACTGTCCACAGAGAAGTGAGCTTGTTTCATTCACAGGCGCACGTGCTGTCCACCCGGGGCAGAGGGCGGCCTACCAGGCCAGCATTCACACCACCACGGCCTGGTCAGCAGATCTGAAATACCCCGTAATTTCCCCAGGTTTCTGTTGAGACTGTATTCGTGTACAGAACTGTGTATTAAAACACAACTAAAGCCAGGAAAGATGGGAGTTGCCTGTGCCTACACTTGTGAGCAGGACGCACACACGAGTCCATGCTGCATGGCTCGTCCTGCCTCATCCGATGGCCCTGAATGATGCCTGTCCAGTGGCCAGAGCACACACCAGGCCTGAGGGGACAATACGAATTTTGACCCAGTCTCAAAGGTCTGCAGGATACAAATGGAACTGAGGATTTCCTCTGAAACCGGaggccccttcctccctctccacccaCCGCAGCAcgagcaagagaagccacccccccaggcctacctgtccactGTCCTCGGACGCAGGCGATGAACTGCAGCCCGCAGAGGACCAGCGCGTGCACGGATGCCAGAGCGATGTACATCTGCAGGGAGACACTGGTCAGCACGGTGCCAGGACCCCTGCGTCCACTGCTGCGTCTCAGGCGCAGTGAGGGTGTGCGAGGTGGGCAGTAGCAGTGAGGGGAGCAGGTGACATGCCTCCCTGGGGTCACTCGGGACCAAGGACCGTAATCTCGCAGACTAATCGACCACAGGGAAACACGTTTTAGTGACAACGGTGGGTCAAGGTATCCAGGAGAGAGTTAAGTCACAGCGAACACCTGGAGCAACGGGCAACCCACACTCACTGCTGGGTGCCTCCCCACCAGCAACAACACAGTTGTAATCTGAACCCCAGAGAAGGGACTGCAGGTCTGATGTCAGAATAAACATACCCTCGCTCCAGGTAAGACAGTATATAAAGAATTAAGACTCAACACAAGTCACTACAGGAGTAGTATCTTTACTCACAGTGAAGAGCACAAAAAATCTCTGATTCTTTTCTCCGACACAGTTGTTCACCCACGGGCAGTGATGGTCCATTTTCCGAATACATCTTTTGCAAATGCTGAAAAGCAGAAGTTAGCTTTTCACTATTCTGTGCTGAGGAAACCCCACCCATTGAAAACAGCTCTGCTAAGAGGTCACCCGGGAGATCCTGCCCCAGGGAAGGTGGGTGCTCAGGATGTCCTTTCGAAGTGGCCCTGGCGGGGGGTTGCTCAGGCTGCCCTAAGGATGGGGGTCCCTCCAGTGGTGGGTATTCAGGCTGCCTGGAAACGGGTTCTCTGCTGTCAGCGGTGGGCGCTcaggcccccctcccccgccccggggCCCGCGCCCCCCCGGGCGGAGCCGCCGTGCCTGCAGTTGGTGGGCGCGCTCaggccccccctcccccccgccccgggGCCCGCGCCCCCCCGGGCGGAGCCGCCGTGCCTGCAGTGGTGGGCGCGCTCAGGCTTGATGCAGCAGCACTTGGGGCACTTGTAGATCACCTCTCCGGGCTTCAGCTGCAGGCTCTCCATGTACTCTTTAGTAGCGTTTCCTTTGGGTACCGCCCCCTACGGTTTAATGACAATGTATTTTAGCTGGGAGGAAGgaagttttagaaagaaaaaaaccccagTAAATTTAGGAATTAGACTTAGGTGTTATTTATAATGCTGTCCTTGCCACTTATATCACTGTGAAGAACAGCTATTACTCACATAACATAGGACCAGAAGTTTtgttttcatgaaaattaaacaagCTATAAAATGAACTCAAATAGCACATTATCCTTCATAATTTGGCGAGTCACCTGGATTTTTCCAACTTCATGCAGGACACGCCAGAGGCTGGCTGTGTTTGCTCAGCCACTCCCCCTCCACCCTGGGCAGCCGGCTCTGCCCACACTCCTGGGCAGGGTGTCCCTGATAAGCACCCACAGGTTTCCTATCAGCTGCACAGGGGGTGGCtgaacaaaacagtctgaaaaagGACTTTATCTCGTGTTTTAAAGTTACATAATGAATGCTTCCCTGCAGACCTATAACAGACGAGCCTGGGGAGTGTGGCCCTGGGCCCCTGGCCCCCAGGTGTCCGGCCCCAGGGGTGGGAGTGGCAGCGGGGCTCTCACAGGGCATCCACGCGAGCCCCCAGCACGGGGAGCTGCAGAGGGCCTGTGTGCTGGGTGGCCATGGGCCACAGGCTGCAGGGCGGAGGGTCTGCTCTCTGGGCAGTGGACACAGGCAGTGAAGATCATGTCTGGGAGACCATTCTGGACGCCATGGCTGTGTGGACTGGGAACAAGCCTGG is from Bos indicus isolate NIAB-ARS_2022 breed Sahiwal x Tharparkar chromosome 18, NIAB-ARS_B.indTharparkar_mat_pri_1.0, whole genome shotgun sequence and encodes:
- the ZDHHC7 gene encoding palmitoyltransferase ZDHHC7 encodes the protein MPSSGHRLRDVEHHPLLTENDSYDSAASSPAEADAADRVWFIRDGCGMICAVLTWLLVVYADFVVTFVMLLPSKDFWYSVVNGVVFNCLAVLALSSHLRTMLTDPGAVPKGNATKEYMESLQLKPGEVIYKCPKCCCIKPERAHHCSICKRCIRKMDHHCPWVNNCVGEKNQRFFVLFTMYIALASVHALVLCGLQFIACVRGQWTECSDFSPPVTVILLIFLCLEGLLFFTFTAVMFGTQIHSICNDETEIERLKSEKPTWERRLRWEGMKSVFGGPPSLLWMNPFVGFRFRRLQTRPRKGAPEFSV